From Nicotiana tabacum cultivar K326 chromosome 22, ASM71507v2, whole genome shotgun sequence, one genomic window encodes:
- the LOC107810003 gene encoding protein BPS1, chloroplastic-like, with translation MVLLVEKISHFLKHPNRLENQHHNSEALLASSLQVFRSDVSKILNKVLPIPEPGTEPEFQFLSLAWIHNCLDAIPMMHRAFAKLVVQIDHPINRWEKSQVEEYLDYTLNLLELLNSVTSGVSHLSHARLCISHGLSLLEKNSYSPALEHLKEIQPHDLGKEFKVEGKTEESSCSGKDLITHQSLWILRSISFWVFGVMLSGICSDVKPYMELRISAGLFDDSLIKGWDSVLAKEIAQNCGVSKEVKEINEVVTSLKSAVPNGEVDEIAKQHRRRLEDLGELLQTMGKKTNDLFTDVLAERSKFLDSLQHTRK, from the coding sequence ATGGTACTCTTGGTTGAAAAGATTAGCCATTTTCTGAAACATCCCAACAGGCTGGAGAATCAACATCACAATTCAGAAGCCCTGTTGGCTTCTTCTTTGCAAGTTTTTCGATCTGATGTATCGAAAATCTTGAACAAAGTCTTGCCAATTCCAGAGCCAGGGACAGAACCAGAATTCCAGTTCTTGTCCCTGGCCTGGATTCATAACTGCCTTGATGCAATTCCAATGATGCatagagcttttgcaaagcttGTGGTGCAAATAGATCACCCAATAAACAGATGGGAAAAATCACAAGTTGAGGAGTACTTGGACTACACCTTGAATTTGCTAGAGTTACTGAATTCTGTGACTTCTGGTGTTTCCCATTTGAGTCATGCTAGGCTTTGCATCTCTCATGGATTGAGTCTACTCGAAAAGAATTCCTATTCTCCGGCTTTAGAGCATTTGAAAGAGATTCAGCCTCATGATCTTGGCAAGGAATTCAAAGTTGAAGGGAAGACTGAAGAGAGTTCTTGCTCAGGAAAAGATTTGATTACTCATCAATCATTGTGGATTTTGAGGAGCATTTCTTTTTGGGTTTTCGGGGTTATGTTATCTGGAATATGCAGTGATGTTAAACCCTACATGGAATTGAGGATATCAGCTGGTTTGTTCGATGATTCTTTGATCAAAGGCTGGGATTCTGTATTAGCCAAAGAAATTGCACAAAATTGTGGTGTTTCAAAAGAGGTGAAAGAGATTAATGAAGTGGTAACTAGTTTGAAATCAGCAGTGCCAAATGGTGAAGTTGATGAAATTGCCAAACAACACAGAAGAAGATTGGAGGATTTAGGAGAATTGCTGCAGACCATGGGGAAGAAAACAAATGATCTCTTCACAGACGTTCTAGCTGAAAGGAGTAAATTCCTGGATAGCCTTCAGCACACCAGAAAGTAG
- the LOC107810002 gene encoding agamous-like MADS-box protein AGL15 has protein sequence MGRGKIDIKLIENVNNRQVTFSKRRAGLLKKANELSVLCDAEVAVIIFSSTSKLFEFSSTSMQQTLSRYNRCVASTEISAIERKSEDNKQPQPQAQLQKHVQKQEQKEVDSLKDELSKLKIKQMRLLGKDLNGLGLSELRLLEHQLNEGLLAIKDRKEELLIQQLENSRMQEERAVSESETLRRQVEELRGLFPLSASLPPPYLEYHPLEKKYPIIKEGEESLDSDTACEDGVDDEDSNTTLQLGLPTIGRKRKKPEQESPSSNSENQVGSK, from the exons ATGGGGAGAGGGAAGATAGACATAAAATTGATAGAGAATGTAAATAATAGGCAAGTGACTTTCTCAAAGAGGAGGGCTGGCTTGTTGAAGAAAGCCAATGAGCTTTCTGTTCTTTGTGATGCGGAAGTTGCTGTTATTATTTTCTCCAGTACTAGCAAGCTTTTCGAGTTTTCCAGTACTAG CATGCAACAGACGCTTTCGAGATACAACAGATGTGTAGCCTCAACAGAGATTTCTGCCATAGAAAGGAAGTCAGAG GACAACAAGCAGCCACAGCCACAGGCGCAGCTGCAGAAGCACGTGCAGAAGCAGGAACAGAAAGAGGTGGACAGTCTTAAAGACGAACTCTCAAAGCTCAAAATAAAACAGAT GCGGTTGTTAGGCAAGGACCTTAATGGTTTGGGTTTGAGTGAACTACGGCTGCTTGAACATCAACTAAATGAAGGACTATTAGCCATAAAGGACAGAAAG GAAGAATTGCTGATACAGCAACTAGAGAATTCAAGGATGCAG GAGGAGAGGGCTGTGTCGGAGAGTGAAACCTTACGCAGACAG GTAGAAGAGCTTCGAGGGTTATTTCCTCTAAGTGCTAGTTTACCTCCACCTTATCTTGAATACCATCCATTGGAAAAGAAGTATCCAATTATAAAAGAGGGCGAGGAGAGTCTGGACTCGGACACAGCATGTGAAGATGGAGTAGATGACGAAGATTCCAACACAACCTTGCAATTGGG GCTTCCAACAATTGGTCGAAAGCGAAAGAAACCTGAGCAGGAATCTCCTTCAAGCAATTCAGAGAATCAAGTCGGCTCAAAGTGA